The Patescibacteria group bacterium genome includes a window with the following:
- a CDS encoding phosphoenolpyruvate synthase — protein MTAQKLVSFFKDLDKTSVDLVGGKGANLGEMTKIGLPVPPGFAITSNAYDIFLKENDLENKIYSILSSLDVSDPAQLQQASKTIQKMIINSNIPELLVKEIVDSYLKLSGLLKKALVAVRSSATAEDMPSTSFAGQQATLLNIKGENNLLQAVKECWASLFTARSIFYRVQNKIPHKKVKIAVIVQKMIQSEVSGVMFTVDPVSGEKDRIIIEAVWGLGEMIVQGSVTPDRYVVQKDTFDILSKEISEQHIQLIREGGQTKESKVSKKKQSLQKISDEDIRFLAKIAQKLQEHYYFPQDSEWAKDKTGIYIVQTRPITTLGKENEIRKETENEFANLPVILSGKPASPGIGSGEVKLVNSAKQIGKVKDGDVLVSKMTSPDFVPAMKKASAIVTDEGGMTSHAAIVSRELGVPCVVGTRMATKRLSEGMIVTVDGTNGIIYQGTNQAKVKKIITKQPTLIRKTATKLYVNLAEPEMAKRVAKMDVDGVGLLRAEFMMANMRIHPKEAIKQKKQIKYIDDLASGIETFCKAFYPRPVVYRTTDFKTNEYRVLEGGKHWEPEEANPLLGFRGALRYISNQEVFTLELKALKKVLSGYNNLRVMIPFVRSPLELSKVRKIVASEDLFKFSSFKFWMMVELPVNVILLDDFIKVGLDGVSIGSNDLTMLLTGTDRDNAEVANAFDERSPAVLWAIKKTIKTCNKYGINSSICGQAPSIYDDYAFNLVKWGITSISVNPDALARTRETIYQAEKELLRR, from the coding sequence TAAAACTAGTGTTGATTTGGTTGGGGGGAAAGGTGCCAATCTGGGTGAAATGACTAAAATTGGGTTACCTGTTCCTCCTGGTTTTGCTATTACCTCTAATGCCTACGATATTTTCTTGAAAGAAAATGATTTAGAAAATAAGATTTACTCAATTTTATCTTCTCTTGACGTTTCTGATCCTGCACAGCTTCAGCAAGCTTCAAAAACAATTCAAAAAATGATAATCAACTCTAATATTCCGGAGTTATTGGTTAAAGAAATAGTAGATTCCTATCTGAAACTTTCGGGTTTGCTAAAAAAAGCATTAGTTGCTGTAAGATCTTCTGCTACAGCTGAGGACATGCCTTCCACCTCATTTGCAGGCCAGCAAGCAACACTTTTAAATATCAAGGGTGAAAACAATTTGCTTCAGGCAGTCAAGGAATGTTGGGCTTCGCTTTTTACAGCTCGTTCGATTTTTTATCGTGTTCAAAACAAAATACCTCACAAGAAGGTAAAAATTGCTGTTATTGTTCAAAAAATGATTCAATCCGAAGTCTCAGGGGTTATGTTTACTGTTGATCCAGTAAGTGGTGAAAAAGACAGAATTATTATCGAAGCTGTTTGGGGCTTGGGAGAAATGATAGTTCAAGGATCAGTAACACCTGACCGTTATGTTGTACAAAAGGATACTTTTGATATTCTTTCAAAAGAAATTTCAGAACAACATATTCAATTGATAAGAGAAGGGGGTCAGACCAAGGAGTCTAAGGTTTCCAAAAAGAAGCAATCTTTACAAAAAATTAGTGATGAAGATATTAGATTTTTGGCAAAAATAGCCCAAAAATTGCAGGAGCACTACTATTTCCCACAAGATTCAGAGTGGGCTAAAGACAAAACCGGCATTTATATTGTTCAAACAAGGCCTATTACAACATTGGGTAAAGAAAATGAAATAAGAAAAGAGACAGAAAATGAATTTGCTAATTTGCCAGTTATTCTCTCAGGAAAGCCAGCAAGCCCAGGCATTGGAAGTGGGGAAGTAAAGTTGGTTAATAGTGCCAAACAGATAGGAAAGGTTAAAGATGGGGATGTTCTAGTATCAAAGATGACTTCTCCTGATTTTGTGCCGGCAATGAAAAAAGCTTCGGCTATTGTAACTGATGAAGGGGGAATGACTTCCCATGCGGCTATAGTCTCTCGCGAACTGGGAGTGCCTTGCGTGGTTGGGACAAGAATGGCTACCAAGAGACTTTCAGAAGGTATGATAGTTACAGTTGACGGCACAAATGGGATAATTTACCAAGGAACAAATCAGGCAAAAGTTAAGAAAATAATAACAAAACAACCAACGCTGATTAGGAAAACTGCTACTAAACTCTACGTTAACCTGGCCGAGCCAGAAATGGCTAAAAGAGTGGCAAAAATGGATGTTGATGGAGTTGGTCTTTTAAGAGCAGAGTTTATGATGGCCAATATGAGAATTCATCCTAAAGAGGCAATCAAGCAGAAAAAACAAATAAAATATATTGATGATTTAGCATCGGGAATTGAAACTTTTTGTAAGGCTTTCTATCCAAGACCAGTGGTCTATCGAACTACCGATTTCAAAACAAACGAATATCGAGTACTTGAAGGTGGTAAGCATTGGGAACCAGAAGAAGCAAATCCTTTACTTGGCTTTAGAGGAGCTTTACGCTACATCTCCAATCAAGAAGTTTTTACTTTGGAATTAAAAGCTTTAAAGAAAGTTCTTTCGGGTTATAATAACTTAAGGGTAATGATTCCTTTTGTTAGATCTCCTCTTGAACTTTCAAAGGTAAGAAAAATAGTTGCCTCCGAAGATTTATTCAAGTTTTCAAGTTTTAAGTTTTGGATGATGGTAGAACTGCCTGTTAATGTGATTCTTTTGGATGATTTTATTAAAGTAGGCCTTGATGGAGTTTCTATTGGTTCAAACGATTTAACAATGCTTTTAACAGGAACCGATAGAGATAATGCTGAAGTGGCAAATGCTTTTGATGAAAGATCACCCGCAGTTCTTTGGGCTATCAAAAAAACAATTAAGACCTGTAATAAATATGGAATTAATTCCTCAATTTGTGGCCAAGCCCCATCTATTTATGATGATTATGCTTTTAATTTGGTTAAATGGGGAATTACAAGTATTTCGGTAAATCCAGATGCTTTGGCAAGGACAAGAGAGACTATTTATCAAGCTGAAAAAGAACTACTCAGAAGGTAA
- the eno gene encoding enolase has product MPIIKKIWAREILDSRGWPTIEAVGQLDTGQIAVFSVPAGASTGSHEALELRDRDEERFYGKGVLKAVENVNTVLSQAAIGKDPSNQAELDQILINLDGTPNKSKLGANAILAISGLVLRLGAIANNLTLYSWIFLLMKNMGFEVTPKIPTPIFNIINGGLHGAANLDFQEFHIVPASNKAYSESLRMAVEIYMVAGENLRQKGAIHSVGDEGGYAPNLFTNMDALELLVESIKQTNYGLGRDVFLGLDTAASVFYKNGVYHIRDKTSPLDKSAMLEYYKTLNDQYHLTLLEDPIEEDDWEGWKKLTEMISKETIIVGDDLLVTNPERVKKAILEKACTAVLVKPNQVGTITETFNVIKLAKEGGLKVVVSHRSGETNDWFIADFAVGVGADYVKFGAPARGERVAKYNRLLSIESEILSYFNRNAS; this is encoded by the coding sequence ATGCCTATAATTAAAAAAATCTGGGCAAGAGAAATATTAGATTCAAGAGGCTGGCCAACTATTGAGGCGGTAGGCCAACTTGATACTGGCCAAATAGCTGTTTTTTCGGTTCCTGCGGGTGCTTCAACAGGAAGTCATGAAGCTTTGGAATTAAGAGATAGGGATGAAGAAAGATTTTATGGAAAAGGTGTCTTAAAGGCAGTAGAAAATGTTAATACTGTTTTATCACAAGCTGCAATAGGAAAAGACCCTTCAAATCAAGCTGAACTGGATCAAATTCTAATTAACCTAGATGGGACCCCGAATAAGTCCAAGTTAGGAGCAAATGCAATTCTGGCTATTTCTGGTTTAGTCTTAAGACTTGGGGCAATAGCCAATAATCTGACCCTTTATTCTTGGATATTTCTACTAATGAAAAATATGGGATTTGAAGTTACTCCAAAGATACCCACGCCTATATTTAACATAATAAATGGCGGTCTTCATGGGGCAGCCAATCTTGATTTTCAAGAGTTTCATATTGTTCCAGCTTCCAATAAAGCTTATTCTGAATCATTGAGAATGGCTGTTGAAATCTATATGGTTGCTGGAGAAAACTTAAGACAAAAAGGAGCAATTCATTCGGTTGGAGATGAAGGAGGCTATGCCCCTAATCTCTTTACAAATATGGATGCTCTAGAACTTTTAGTAGAAAGTATAAAACAAACAAATTATGGTTTGGGTAGAGATGTGTTTTTGGGTCTTGATACTGCTGCTTCAGTGTTTTACAAAAACGGTGTTTATCATATAAGAGACAAAACTTCTCCTCTTGATAAGTCTGCTATGCTTGAGTATTACAAAACACTTAATGATCAATATCATCTCACACTACTTGAAGATCCTATAGAAGAAGATGATTGGGAAGGGTGGAAAAAATTAACGGAAATGATTTCAAAAGAAACAATTATAGTGGGAGACGATCTTTTGGTAACAAATCCAGAAAGGGTGAAAAAAGCTATCTTGGAAAAGGCTTGTACTGCAGTTTTAGTTAAACCTAACCAAGTAGGAACAATTACTGAAACCTTTAATGTTATTAAGTTGGCAAAAGAGGGTGGTTTGAAGGTGGTGGTTTCTCATCGATCTGGAGAAACTAACGATTGGTTCATTGCCGATTTTGCTGTTGGAGTAGGAGCCGACTATGTTAAATTCGGAGCGCCAGCTAGAGGGGAAAGAGTAGCAAAGTACAATAGACTCTTAAGTATAGAGTCTGAAATTCTTTCTTATTTTAATAGAAATGCCTCCTAA
- the gpmI gene encoding 2,3-bisphosphoglycerate-independent phosphoglycerate mutase: MPPNEIDKKLVVLLVLDGWGLAPPGPGNAISLAETPNMNRFWASFPHTQLIASGDAVGLPRGEAGNTETGHLNLGAGRIVYQDLERINMAIADGSFFQNPVLKQALEHAQKFNSKIHLLGLLGAGGVHSSAEHLYALIRYFGSQKFDRLFLHIITDGRDSPPTASASYINSLRNVIKKEGVGTIASLMGRYWAMDRDRRWDRTQKAYEALTEGKGNLVKTPEEAISYSYSEGKTDEFIEPALISDQEGKPISLISDNDVVIFFNFRIDRPRQLTAAFIVEDFSNTSIALDFDPYLERYEKTHLIGKVAYYQRVFERKVKLNNLFFCTMTEYSKSLTASGAHALFPPEIVEMPLGRVISENSLRQMRISESEKERFVTFYFNGQRENPFPGEEKIIVPSPNVPTYDLKPEMSVYEVTEKVISTLKQDGYAFVLVNFANPDMVGHTGNIGAAVRACQAVDECVGKIANFILAFGGCLVITADHGNVEVMIDPKTGQIETEHDNSPVPFIVVSRKLIGKSQTLISGILADVAPTVLYLLGINPPASMTGRNLLSGLNFSS; this comes from the coding sequence ATGCCTCCTAATGAAATCGATAAAAAATTAGTAGTCCTTTTGGTTCTTGATGGTTGGGGTCTGGCACCTCCTGGACCAGGCAATGCCATAAGTTTAGCTGAAACTCCAAATATGAATAGATTTTGGGCGTCCTTTCCTCATACCCAACTTATAGCATCTGGTGATGCTGTAGGCTTACCAAGGGGAGAGGCTGGTAATACAGAAACTGGCCACCTTAATCTTGGTGCAGGCAGAATTGTTTATCAAGATTTAGAGAGAATTAATATGGCAATAGCTGATGGTTCTTTTTTTCAAAACCCAGTTTTAAAACAAGCTTTAGAACATGCTCAAAAGTTTAATTCCAAAATTCATCTCCTTGGTCTTTTGGGTGCAGGCGGTGTTCACTCTAGCGCTGAACATCTTTATGCTTTGATTAGGTATTTTGGTTCCCAAAAGTTTGATCGTCTTTTCTTGCATATCATAACCGATGGTCGAGATTCTCCTCCTACCGCTTCTGCTTCCTATATAAATTCTTTAAGAAATGTAATAAAGAAAGAGGGAGTAGGAACAATAGCTTCTTTAATGGGAAGATATTGGGCAATGGACAGGGATAGACGTTGGGACAGAACTCAAAAAGCTTATGAAGCTTTAACAGAAGGAAAGGGAAATCTCGTCAAAACACCCGAAGAAGCTATTTCTTATTCTTATTCTGAAGGCAAGACCGACGAATTTATAGAACCTGCACTAATTTCAGATCAAGAAGGTAAACCTATATCACTAATATCTGATAACGATGTCGTTATATTTTTTAACTTTAGAATCGACAGACCAAGACAACTAACTGCGGCCTTTATTGTTGAAGACTTTAGCAACACCAGTATAGCCTTGGATTTCGACCCATATCTTGAAAGATACGAAAAAACACACTTAATCGGTAAGGTTGCATACTATCAACGGGTTTTTGAAAGAAAAGTTAAATTGAACAATCTCTTCTTTTGTACAATGACAGAATATAGCAAGTCCTTGACAGCAAGTGGAGCTCATGCACTCTTCCCTCCTGAGATTGTAGAAATGCCTCTAGGAAGAGTAATTTCTGAGAATTCTTTAAGACAAATGAGAATTTCTGAATCTGAAAAAGAAAGATTTGTAACTTTTTATTTCAATGGTCAAAGAGAAAACCCATTTCCAGGAGAGGAAAAAATAATTGTTCCTTCACCAAATGTCCCAACCTATGATTTAAAACCAGAAATGTCAGTTTACGAGGTTACTGAAAAAGTGATTTCCACTTTAAAACAGGATGGATATGCTTTTGTACTAGTCAATTTTGCTAATCCTGATATGGTAGGGCATACTGGCAATATTGGAGCTGCTGTTAGAGCCTGCCAAGCAGTAGATGAATGTGTTGGTAAAATTGCCAATTTTATCCTAGCATTTGGAGGATGTTTAGTAATTACGGCTGATCATGGAAATGTTGAGGTTATGATTGATCCCAAGACTGGACAAATTGAGACAGAACATGACAACTCTCCTGTGCCGTTTATAGTTGTTTCAAGAAAGTTAATTGGAAAATCTCAAACTTTAATTTCGGGAATTTTAGCAGATGTTGCTCCAACCGTACTTTATCTTCTTGGCATTAATCCACCGGCATCGATGACTGGTAGAAATTTACTTTCTGGGTTGAATTTTTCTAGTTAG
- the lexA gene encoding LexA repressor produces the protein MTPVVYRRQAIILDFLKQYIQKYGVAPTLRKIAEATGVSSLSTIHEHLTNLEKQGLIKRTNRGKNIEILDEEISFSPKGVEVPVLGYIAAGLPIEPYSDPNAKIGIPPSFASDNKRVFVLQVRGDSMIEEQIRDGDYVVCEETQTAKNGDIVVALLDNGMATLKKFFKEATRIRLEPANAKMSPIFVKNVRVQGRVVGLIRKYSN, from the coding sequence ATGACCCCAGTTGTCTACAGGAGGCAAGCTATTATACTAGATTTTTTGAAGCAATACATCCAAAAGTATGGTGTTGCCCCTACATTAAGAAAAATTGCCGAGGCCACTGGAGTTTCTTCGCTTTCTACAATTCACGAACATTTAACCAATCTTGAAAAGCAAGGTTTGATAAAAAGAACCAATAGAGGCAAGAATATAGAAATTTTGGATGAAGAGATCAGTTTTTCTCCCAAAGGAGTAGAAGTCCCGGTTTTAGGATATATAGCAGCAGGCCTGCCTATTGAGCCTTATAGTGATCCAAACGCAAAAATTGGAATTCCCCCTTCATTTGCAAGTGACAACAAAAGGGTTTTTGTTCTTCAAGTAAGAGGAGACTCAATGATTGAAGAGCAAATTAGAGATGGAGATTATGTAGTTTGTGAAGAGACTCAAACTGCCAAAAATGGAGATATTGTAGTTGCACTTCTTGATAATGGCATGGCTACATTAAAGAAATTTTTCAAAGAGGCTACTAGAATTAGGCTAGAGCCTGCTAACGCTAAGATGAGTCCGATTTTTGTAAAGAATGTTAGAGTTCAAGGTAGGGTGGTCGGTCTAATTAGAAAATATTCTAACTAG
- the uvrB gene encoding UvrABC system protein B, which yields MKKFNLELTYKPTLEQKRAVEELAKGYQDGNLYQVLLGVTGSGKTFVMANLIEKLQMPALIISHNKTLAGQLYQEMREFFPKNAVSFFISYYDYYQPEAYIPSTDTYIEKDSAVNELIDKLRLETTANLLSRDDVIVVASVSCIYNLGSPKSYGNFSLKVKLGSRLSQKELIDKLIDLQYERNEFDFRRGTFRLRGDYIDIYLAYIDKGVRIYIEYDQLRNISYFDPITGNKESNEIEEVILFPAKHFIAERSDEEVFEEIKRDMEERVKFFEKKGDLLSAQRIKQKVNYDLEMIKEFGYVKGIENYSRYFDNRKPGEPPFTLLDYFTNSYKDKWLLIVDESHISFPQIRGMYNGDKSRKQTLIDYGFRLPSALDNRPLKFDEFLDKIPNFIATSATPDIWEVEYSHGKVVELLTRPTGIPDPEILIKPTKNQVADVIEEIKTQVKKKQRTLVTTLTKNMAEDLSSYLADQGLKVHYLHSEVKTLERSDILESLRKGEYDVLVGVNLLREGLDLPEVSLVAILDADKEGFLRSKTTLIQTMGRAARHVEGRVILYADVITDSIKEAIREVERRRKYQLEVNKKYNIKPKSVIKPIRSKLIEKEETGVFDQLFVKESTFGNLDKFDIDSLTPLDRKKLVKKLRQEMNLAANDLDFELAIKIRDKIREIESIK from the coding sequence ATGAAAAAATTTAATCTAGAATTAACTTATAAACCAACCTTAGAACAAAAAAGGGCTGTGGAAGAATTGGCAAAGGGATATCAAGACGGCAATCTCTATCAAGTTTTATTAGGTGTAACCGGTTCTGGAAAAACATTTGTAATGGCTAATTTAATTGAAAAATTACAAATGCCAGCTCTAATAATCTCTCATAACAAAACTTTGGCAGGTCAGCTTTATCAAGAGATGAGAGAATTTTTTCCCAAAAATGCGGTTTCTTTTTTTATTTCCTATTATGATTATTATCAACCAGAAGCATACATTCCTTCAACTGACACATATATTGAAAAAGACTCGGCTGTAAATGAACTTATAGATAAACTAAGGCTTGAAACAACAGCCAACCTTTTAAGTAGAGATGATGTTATCGTTGTTGCTTCAGTTTCTTGCATTTATAACTTGGGTTCTCCAAAATCTTATGGAAATTTCTCTCTAAAAGTAAAATTGGGTAGTAGACTATCACAAAAAGAACTAATAGACAAACTAATAGACTTACAATATGAACGCAATGAATTCGACTTTAGAAGAGGAACTTTTCGTTTACGCGGTGATTATATAGATATCTACTTGGCCTACATAGATAAAGGAGTAAGAATCTATATTGAATATGATCAACTGAGAAACATTTCTTACTTTGATCCAATAACAGGAAACAAAGAGAGCAACGAAATTGAAGAAGTAATTCTTTTTCCAGCAAAGCACTTCATAGCAGAACGTAGTGACGAAGAAGTTTTTGAAGAAATTAAAAGGGATATGGAAGAAAGGGTTAAGTTTTTTGAAAAGAAAGGCGATCTTCTTTCGGCTCAAAGAATAAAACAAAAAGTTAATTACGATTTGGAGATGATTAAAGAGTTTGGTTATGTAAAGGGAATTGAAAATTATTCCCGTTATTTTGATAACAGAAAACCTGGCGAGCCTCCATTTACACTGCTTGACTATTTTACAAACTCCTACAAAGACAAATGGCTTTTAATAGTTGACGAATCACATATTAGCTTTCCTCAAATAAGGGGAATGTATAATGGTGATAAATCTCGAAAACAAACTTTGATAGATTACGGCTTTAGATTACCTTCAGCGCTTGATAATCGTCCTTTGAAATTTGATGAATTCTTGGATAAGATCCCAAATTTTATTGCCACTTCAGCAACCCCAGATATTTGGGAGGTAGAATATAGCCATGGAAAAGTAGTAGAACTCCTGACCAGGCCTACAGGAATACCAGATCCTGAAATCCTAATAAAACCCACCAAAAACCAAGTTGCAGATGTGATAGAGGAAATAAAAACCCAAGTCAAGAAGAAGCAGAGAACTTTGGTTACAACTTTAACTAAAAATATGGCTGAAGATCTTTCTTCTTATCTTGCAGATCAAGGTCTTAAGGTGCACTATCTTCACTCTGAAGTCAAAACCCTCGAAAGATCTGACATCTTGGAGAGCTTAAGAAAAGGAGAATACGATGTTTTAGTGGGAGTTAATTTACTAAGAGAAGGTCTTGATCTTCCAGAAGTTTCATTGGTTGCTATTCTTGATGCTGATAAAGAAGGGTTCTTGAGATCAAAAACAACATTGATTCAGACAATGGGAAGGGCTGCTAGACACGTTGAAGGTAGAGTAATTTTATATGCTGATGTAATAACTGATTCTATAAAGGAAGCTATTAGAGAAGTAGAGAGGAGAAGAAAATACCAATTAGAAGTTAACAAAAAGTATAATATCAAGCCAAAAAGTGTTATCAAGCCAATTAGGAGCAAACTGATAGAAAAAGAAGAAACAGGAGTTTTTGATCAATTGTTTGTTAAAGAATCTACTTTTGGTAATTTAGATAAATTTGATATCGATAGTCTAACACCTCTTGACAGAAAAAAATTAGTTAAGAAATTAAGACAAGAAATGAATCTTGCTGCTAACGATCTTGATTTTGAACTTGCTATTAAAATTAGAGATAAAATCAGAGAAATTGAAAGCATAAAATAA
- the uvrA gene encoding UvrABC system protein A — translation MEQLIKIRGARQHNLKNINLDIPKNKMVVFTGVSGSGKTSLAFDTIYAEGQRRYVESLSTYARQFLGVMDKPDVDLIEGLSPAISIDQKTTSHNPRSTVGTITEIYDYLRLLFAKIGHPHCPVCGREISHQSIDEIVESVIQLIASKVSEKKAVRFFILSPVVRQRKGEFGALFANLKAKGYSKSRIDGYFKSLEEDLFLIKTNKHSIDVVIDKFSISEKNLKDKLFFNNFKARLVNSISQALNLSEGNVILAEILDAGFEIPDNPREVKDHLFSELFACPIDNIQIPEIEPRTFSFNSPQGACPNCGGLGKVLKIDPQKIFSAELSITEGGILPFSRLFEKNTWYSRIILKVCQENGINPKEPIKSYSKEQLDILLYGTGDKLYQVEGLNRFGKPTSILENFKGIVAELEDKYSQTTSDFVKQEIEKYMKEETCEVCKGTRLKKEALSITIAEKSIADIVDLQVKDLIIWIEKLPEKISEREKVVSQIIIKEIKERLNFLSSVGLDYLSLGRSSSSLSGGEAQRIRLASQIGSGLTGVLYVLDEPTIGLHPKDNQKLIDTLKKLRDLGNTVIVVEHDREMIEQSDWVIDFGPEAGEKGGSVIFEGTPDQIKNDSKSLTGLYLSGKRSINIGGTNNLFPKGEIKLFKASRHNLKDIDVAFPLGKMVVITGVSGSGKSTLLVDTLYPALQSYLNFGYIDKDLHLKDLKINGKVDKVILIDQSPIGRTPRSNPATYTKVFDLIREVFANTREAKAMGFKKGRFSFNVKGGRCEVCEGQGQIKIEMQFMSDIWITCDVCHGRRYNNATLEVNFRGKNIAEVLDMSVDEALEYFHSYSQIIHKLETLKEVGLGYIKLGQPATTLSGGEAQRVKLAAELSKKSTGNTVYILDEPTTGLHFADVEKLLKVLRLLVERGNSVFMIEHNLDVIKNADFIIDLGPEGGEAGGYVLATGTREEIKKNALSYTAKYL, via the coding sequence ATGGAACAGTTGATTAAAATTAGAGGAGCAAGACAACATAATCTCAAAAATATTAATCTTGATATTCCCAAAAATAAGATGGTTGTTTTTACCGGAGTGTCAGGAAGCGGAAAAACTTCTCTTGCTTTTGATACCATCTACGCCGAAGGACAAAGAAGATATGTTGAATCACTTTCAACTTACGCCAGACAGTTTTTGGGGGTAATGGATAAACCCGATGTAGATTTAATCGAAGGTTTATCACCTGCTATCTCTATAGACCAAAAAACTACTTCTCATAATCCAAGGTCAACTGTGGGAACAATTACTGAAATATACGATTATTTAAGGTTACTTTTTGCAAAAATAGGCCACCCTCATTGTCCTGTTTGTGGCAGAGAAATTTCTCATCAAAGCATAGATGAAATTGTCGAAAGTGTGATTCAATTGATAGCTTCAAAAGTTTCTGAAAAAAAGGCGGTAAGATTTTTCATCCTTTCTCCGGTGGTTAGGCAAAGAAAGGGGGAGTTTGGAGCTTTATTTGCCAATCTAAAAGCCAAGGGGTATTCAAAATCAAGAATAGATGGTTATTTTAAATCTTTGGAAGAGGATTTGTTTTTAATCAAAACCAACAAGCATTCTATAGATGTAGTCATTGACAAATTCAGTATTAGTGAGAAAAACTTAAAGGACAAACTGTTTTTCAACAATTTCAAGGCAAGACTAGTCAATTCTATTTCTCAGGCATTGAATCTATCTGAGGGTAATGTGATTTTAGCTGAAATATTGGATGCTGGCTTTGAAATTCCCGACAATCCTCGAGAGGTTAAGGATCACCTTTTTTCTGAACTTTTTGCTTGTCCAATTGATAATATTCAAATTCCAGAAATTGAACCTAGAACTTTTTCATTTAATTCACCACAGGGAGCATGTCCAAACTGTGGCGGGTTAGGCAAAGTATTAAAGATTGACCCCCAGAAAATCTTTTCAGCCGAGCTTTCAATAACAGAGGGGGGAATTTTGCCATTCTCACGTCTTTTTGAAAAAAATACTTGGTATTCAAGAATTATCCTGAAAGTTTGCCAAGAAAACGGAATAAATCCAAAAGAGCCAATTAAATCTTACTCAAAGGAACAACTTGATATTTTGCTTTATGGAACAGGAGATAAACTTTATCAAGTTGAGGGGTTAAATCGATTTGGTAAACCAACTTCAATCTTGGAAAATTTTAAAGGAATAGTTGCTGAACTGGAAGATAAATATTCTCAAACCACATCCGATTTTGTCAAACAAGAAATAGAAAAGTACATGAAAGAAGAAACTTGTGAGGTTTGTAAAGGAACTCGACTTAAAAAAGAAGCTTTGTCAATTACTATCGCTGAGAAATCAATAGCAGATATAGTTGATTTACAAGTCAAGGATTTAATTATCTGGATAGAAAAATTACCAGAAAAAATTAGCGAGAGGGAAAAAGTTGTTTCTCAAATAATAATCAAGGAGATAAAAGAGAGGTTAAATTTCCTTTCTTCAGTTGGACTTGATTATCTTTCTTTGGGCAGATCTTCATCATCTCTTTCTGGTGGAGAAGCTCAAAGGATAAGACTAGCCAGTCAAATTGGTTCTGGATTAACAGGGGTTCTTTATGTTTTAGATGAGCCAACTATTGGTCTACACCCCAAGGATAATCAAAAACTAATTGATACACTCAAAAAACTTCGTGATCTTGGTAATACAGTAATAGTAGTAGAACATGATAGAGAAATGATAGAGCAGTCAGATTGGGTAATTGACTTTGGTCCTGAAGCTGGAGAAAAAGGTGGAAGCGTAATCTTTGAGGGGACACCAGATCAAATTAAAAATGACAGCAAATCTTTAACAGGACTTTATCTATCAGGAAAAAGGTCTATTAATATTGGTGGAACAAATAATCTTTTTCCAAAAGGGGAAATTAAACTATTTAAAGCATCTCGACACAACCTAAAAGATATTGATGTTGCTTTTCCATTGGGTAAGATGGTGGTAATAACAGGCGTTTCAGGAAGTGGAAAATCTACTCTTTTGGTAGATACTCTTTACCCCGCTCTTCAAAGTTACCTAAACTTTGGGTATATAGATAAAGATTTGCATCTAAAAGACTTAAAGATAAATGGAAAAGTCGATAAAGTAATACTCATTGACCAGTCACCAATTGGAAGAACTCCCCGCAGCAATCCTGCTACATATACCAAAGTCTTTGATTTGATCAGAGAAGTTTTTGCCAACACCAGAGAAGCAAAAGCGATGGGATTTAAAAAAGGAAGGTTTTCTTTTAATGTAAAAGGGGGTCGATGTGAAGTTTGTGAAGGGCAAGGGCAAATAAAAATAGAGATGCAATTTATGAGTGATATTTGGATTACTTGTGATGTTTGCCATGGCAGAAGATACAACAACGCCACATTGGAAGTAAATTTTAGAGGAAAAAATATTGCTGAAGTTTTAGATATGTCGGTCGATGAGGCTTTAGAGTATTTCCACTCTTATTCGCAAATAATACACAAACTTGAAACACTTAAAGAAGTAGGCCTTGGCTATATTAAGCTTGGTCAACCAGCAACAACACTTTCAGGTGGAGAGGCCCAAAGAGTTAAATTAGCAGCAGAACTCTCAAAAAAATCAACTGGAAATACTGTATATATCTTAGACGAACCCACAACTGGTCTTCATTTTGCTGATGTAGAAAAACTTCTTAAAGTTTTAAGGCTTTTGGTTGAAAGGGGCAATAGTGTTTTTATGATCGAACACAATCTTGATGTAATTAAAAATGCAGATTTTATTATCGATCTTGGCCCTGAAGGTGGCGAAGCTGGTGGATACGTCTTAGCTACAGGAACCAGAGAAGAAATTAAAAAGAACGCTTTATCTTATACAGCAAAATATCTCTAA